A single region of the Nicotiana sylvestris chromosome 6, ASM39365v2, whole genome shotgun sequence genome encodes:
- the LOC104232405 gene encoding uncharacterized protein, which yields MARAYNKKVRPQKFEVDQQVLKHILPHQVEAKGSSGTLKLIDIPTSPTIVEYESIIIIESTPSVIEVGQVYEDKQTIASVMKHYSVMNKFQFRVKRSSARRYWLVPYYHLAYAVVDSENDASWKWFFEQFKHAYGKRPNMYVVSDQNECILKETSIVYPGMPHYSCMWHIWTNIRAKFKKGHLKLSELYFATARSYTLDEFNERMSKIEEIDPRVKAYLYDIGYHRWSRVHAMVNKTLTMTSNIIESLNAVTKDARERPIVELLEYMRTLLERWTNEKLLKAKGTFAYLGFKFNKELDDNRTFSHKLRVRASTDYIHTVLDGARLYIVCLENKRCSCGQFQLDELPCPHALAALRHKDESYEQYCSPYYTRESLLHTYEIPVNPLPDESKWNVPQHIT from the exons GTTCATCTGGAACACTGAAGTTAATTGATATTCCAACATCTCCGACGATAGTGGaatatgaaagtataataataatagaaaGTACACCAAGTGTTATTGAAGTAGGCCAAGTATACGAAGACAAGCAAACAATTGCAAGTGTAATGAAGCACTATTCTGTCATGAACAAGTTCCAATTTAGGGTGAAAAGATCTAGTGCTAGAAG ATACTGGCTG GTACCATATTACCATTTGGCATATGCTGTTGTTGATTCAGAAAATGACGCATCATGGAAGTGGTTTTTTGAGCAATTCAAACATGCATATGGTAAAAGACCAAATATGTATGTTGTTTCGGATCAGAATGAGTGTATCTTGAAGGAAACATCTATTGTTTATCCCGGCATGCCACATTATtcttgcatgtggcatatttggacaaatataaggGCAAAGTTCAAGAAGGGTCATCTAAAGTTAAGCGAATTGTACTTTGCCACGGCACGATCATACACGcttgatgaatttaatgaaaggatgtcaaagattgaagagatTGACCCGCGTGTTAAAGCATACTTATACgatattggctatcatagatggtCTCGAGTACATGCTATGGTGAACAAAACTTTGACTATGACATCAAACATTATAGAGTCGTTGAATGCTGTAACAAAAGATGCAAGAGAGCGGCCGATAGTAGAACTATTAGAGTATATGAGGACTCTTCTTGAACGTTGGACTAATGAAAAATTATTGAAAGCAAAAGGTACATTCGCATACCTTGGGTTTAAATTCAACAAAGAGTTGGATGATAACAGAACATTTTCGCACAAGCTTAGA gtgagggcttcaacagaTTACATCCATACAGTACTAGATGGTGCGAGGCTCTATATTGTTTGTCTTGAAAACAAGAGATGTAGTTGTGGGCAATTCCAGCTTGATGAACTTCCTTGTCCACATGCTTTGGCTGCTTTAAGGCACAAGGATGAGTCTTATGAACAATATTGTTCTCCTTATTACACAAGGGAGAGCCTCTTACATACTTATGAAATACCAGTAAATCCCCTACCTGATGAAAGCAAATGGAATGTGCCACAACATATAACTTAA